GTTCTGATACCACTTGTAATGTTtctaataataacattttttttttggattaaatttgatagttatcaacaaataaaagactatttttattgaataaaaatagaattctAAACTTGTAAGGATTGAATTGGAAGAGTAATGCTTAATTAGAAAAGAAACCTAAACTAGTTTTCTAGGAAAATTAAAGGTAGCCTAGGCCTCCTGAGTGAATAAGATTTGCTTCAAAGCATTTTCTTGCCTCTTCTACTAATCCatccttattttattaaaaatttcctAGAGTTCAAATCTGAAATAAGATCTATATGTATGGCAGAAGATCATAAACTATTATGTTACTTTGACCTATTCTTGATAAATTACGATGTTGTTCCTCCTTGTTGATATTGCTTTGGTGTAAATGATACTATGCAATTTGAGGAGATCCAAATATCTTCGCCATATATGTCAGCCTTTTGTGGTGGAAAAATCCTTATCAATCTACGTAAGCACCTCTCCCCTTAATCCTATTCATACACTTGCTaacccaaattaattatttgcagGTGTTTTAAGAAGCCCAATtcttaactaatttaatattaaaggataaaatgattaaaaaaaacttgtcaaagaaaaaatacaaatcaaatctgaaagaacaaaaataatgaagggtgaaattgaaaaaaactaaaattcaaaaaccatttaaaataaataacaatcaaaagaatggaaACTGAATCTAATAGACTAAAAAactgaatgagaataaaattaagaaaaaatcctattttagaaattagttaaaataaaacaaatagaaatacaaaaatGGAGGGactaaatccaaataaaaaccCTGAAGGGCTAATCTGTAAATTTGAAGGGCTAGGCAGGGATTTCtaggaggaaagaaaaaaaaagaaaggtaatCGACACATCAAGGTAACCAAAGGTCTATGAGCCatacatgttaaaataaaaaaatggttttaattGTCGTAGTCGGTCGTAAATGCCTTTTAAAGGTGACAAATTAATTGAAACGTTGCAACGCACACATtaagaactttttttatttgttaaaataccACATTGCCCCTATAACCAAATAATTACAAGGAAAAAAGCATTGTGAAATAACAAATAAGCCCATGCAGTCAAGCTtcgagaatttttattttaaaagcaataaAGTCATTACAATGTGATTGAAAAAGTGAAATATCAAATAAGCCCATATAGTGTGTTTTCTGCTTTTAAGGGCAATTGAGTAATTTAATTATGCAAAAAGACAATGTTGTCCCCAAACAATTCAAGAATGATAAATGGACCTCGTGAAAACTTTCATTTACCCTCCAAGGTCAATTTACTCGAtttcttttatgaaagaaaaaaacataaaatattcaagataaaagaaaatattaataaaagaaaagtaataaaaGTCTTAAATAAGCTAGGAAAAAAGTCTTAAATAAAGctagaaaatattaataaaaaaggaactctaatccaaaaaaaaaaaaaagaatccaaaatcaaatagaaaaatataaaaatcccgAACAATAACTTCTATACCTTATTTAAAGGCTTTGCTAAACTCGATGGGTAGATGTCGGTGTTGTGAGTGCACTTTTTAGCATCATGAAAAATTGTAATtgtgaaacaaaaaattgatgtgtgtgtttgataaaataaaccaaaatcatATGaacaaataaatgataaaaaatagttattaacactaacaaaatactaaaatggAAAGTGAAAAGACAGATAtacatgaaatttttatttttatttaattatacaacaatggattttattaagaaaagtaataatttaattcatgttttaaaaaattaattttctacatgttttttaaaagtatatttttctatattttttttatttcaaatcaaaaaaattgtattaataagataaagtggttttaattaaagagataGCTTTTAATCAACAATggattttattagataaaaaatgaaagcatttaaaataaatacaaaaaaaaacttgatgatttgaaataaagattaaaagctatctctttaattaaaaccactttatcttattaatacaatttttttttcaaattattataatccaatttttgactctataatttgtatatatttaaaaaatatgtaaaaattctaaaaaaaatggtctTTCCATAAAAGTGGTGAAGTTTAATCTTTTTGTtagttttcattatttttatgtgtcaaattaagttaaaaaaaaaagtcattttatagCATGAATTGAAAAGAAGCACAAGGGTGTCGTTTTAATCTTGCAAGGAACACCAGTTTTGCATAGCACGTGTTCCTAAAAAAGcatcaatttttaattcttCAGCAGATATTACTCTGGCAATCACTTTGGGCGTGAATCACTCAAACAAATCTCCAAGAGCCAGTCTAACGTCAAAGCATCCACATTAATTCATATGGTCAACCTTTGACGAATCATTTCCTTGCACCAACCAAGCATGCATCATCTTGGCCTTCCATTTTCCCAGCATAAATACAGCGAAAtatcttataaataataatgtattaaaatgatatatttttattatttaaaaattatttttaagattagtatattaaaataattaaaaaatataaaaataatatatatttttttaaaatataatctagACAGCTCATCTCGGATGGTAAATAAAAAAGGgaacaaaaagacaaaagagaGACCGACCAATCATTCATCTCTCGGGCAAGAGAAGACAAAAGGCCtccattttccaaaaaaaaaacaacaaccggCCGCCATTCTCACAAAAAGAGCAGCCGTTACATATCTCCCCCTCCACGgacaagagaaaacaaaaatcctCCGGCGACCATCAACCCTCTCTCAAAGACATATATACAGAGAAGGAGAGCGAGAGAGGAGGGTTGGAACCAATCTCTCTTGTTTTTACACTGACTAGCTCCCCATCTCTCTTGTTTTACACAGAccatccatctttttttttaaaaaaaaaaaacgactatGTCCATAGCCACCCACACGCCACCATCCTCTCCATTGTCCACTATATAGCTTAACTTTCTCTTAACACCACCACCAAGAGCGAGCATAACcaaagcaacaacaacaaaggaAACTGCACGTACCTTGGGAAggcatctttaattttttttatttctatttttaaggtCATGTCATTTGCCCTTgcttctctttaaaaaaaaaaaaaaaaaaaaaaaaaaaaaaaaaaaaaaaaaaaagaagaagcaacgcATCACATGTTGTTGCCGAGAATTCAACTATCGCTATAGCGGTTGGAAAATTAAGATTTGTTCTAGAATCTCTtttgtcaactttttttttatctaaaaataccataaaaatttatataaactaCACAATTACcctaaaacattcaaaaaaaaaaatcaaacaaatccaAATAATCTAAATCGAACTTGATTTGTCATTCCTGCTATGttcagagagaaaaaaaacatgtcctACAAACTTTTCTTAAGAAGAgaaacgatttttttttcttggttaatcAATGACTTTCTCTCCCACCGTCATTACTTGACAAGTTCATTTCTCTCTTCTATATAActtaaggattaaaaaataaacaaaatgaactTTCGAACCACAATGAGAATtgtcatgaatttaaaaataactatgtattttttttcgtgttttacatattagttctttttaagaaaataaaaaatataataatttttttgtcaatgatttcatattctattttattttttatttttttatgaatttatgacTAGAAGAAGCCTCAAACTAGTTTTAGTACATCAAGAGTAAGTCTATTTCTTTATATGTTGAGAGCAAACATTAATCCATGTAAATACtagaaaattcacaaaaaatctACTTTTCTTAACTTGAGATTGAATCCTAATTATCAGCTAATTAGAAGAGAACAACCATACTTAACTATCAATTGAATTTGGTTTTGCTAAGAGAATGCGAggtgatttttctatttttaaaaactaatccAAGATTAAGGCATATTAATtgtaactctttttttcttaatcgtTTTATagcatttgaaaatattaattttaatataacccaaaatccaaataataaatagaaattgcctctttttttttggttcagtGCTTCCATTTAGAATTTGCACCGAATTAGGAAGCGGATCCaagatatattttgattattctTAAATCATGCTGAACAGTACAGAAGTCAAGCAAAACCCCAGACTTAGTTGTTGAGAGGGAGAAGAAGAGCTCCATTGAAAAGCAGGTCAACATTCTCCATTGCTATTTTTCCATAATCCAAACGGCGACGAagtaagaaaaacaagaaagcacCATAAATAATGTTTGAAAATCTCATGGAGATGGGGCTCAAATTCATGGAAAACAGATCAGGACGTGTAAACCCAATGACTCGAAAATCTGTGAGTATTACTGGGACCTGATCTTCTGGTACtgatttgaattaattgatGACTTGGGTCAATCTTGTGGAGCCCAGAGATGCAAGAAGTTAGAAGAAGTCAAATATGATGAGGGTTTCAAGTCTTAAAATAATCCTTAATTATCTATCCTACACTTCTTCCTGCCATCTTCAAAGAATCAACCTTGCAGTTTCTTTCAGACAACACACGTACGTATATACCCTCAAAACGCGCTATCTCTGCGCCCATGTCAAACCCATAAACCGAAATCAATAAAACCGTCTAAAATATGGAAGAAATAGATGCCTGAAACAACAAGCTtaattactctctctctctctctctctctctctcccccccttgAATCCTGATGGCGGCCATGGCAATGGCAGAATTGAAAGCCTTGTGTGCAATCCATCCCAAGACCTTCACAGACTCGGACGTGGCTGCAGCACAACAACTCGTCCAGCTAAGCGGTGAagacagcagcagcagcagcaacaagaaGGGGAGGAAGAACGAGAATGAGAGTGGTTTTGAAGATGATCAGGAGTCCGATCGAAGCAGCCAAAACGAGATCACTTCGAGGATGATTGAACAGATTTTCGGGATAGAAGAGGAGGTTGCTCGACCGAGAAAGAGAAGATACAGGTCTCTTGCGTCTATTTACCAGGCGATGGATATGCCACTCAGGAATAATGTTAGGTATGGGAAGAAGGTGAGCACTGAAGAAAACCCCAAGATAGTTGTAGCCATGGCAGAAGAGGGTAATCAAAGTAGTAGAACACAAGCAATTAGGTGATTATTTTAGGGAAAACAGGAGATTTTGCACTCTAAGGAtaataattaagttaaatttttattcttgatgatTATGTGCTGCATTGGTATGGACTGGATGATCACGAAACTTCAATTTTTGCTGgggggtttttattttatttgttttcttcttgttcgTTTCAGTATCGTTGTGCCGGCTTGTTGCGTAAGCCCTATCCCTAACTCAGAACGTTGAACGTATGGTGCAAAAGCTTCAACTCGTTTCATACAGTTCTATGCTTGAAAATCCCAGCAACAATATGAAATATTGTAAACTCCAGGGAATTAATTTTCTCATTGGAATCGATTTGAAGTGAAAATTCCGACTTGAAAATCAATTGAGAAAAGAAATTGATCATGGACTAGAACCCTGTGATTCAAAGGAACACATAATCAAGCAAGGTTATCATGGAATCACAAAAAAACTATAGGTACATTGCAATATTATATATTGTTGTGAAGATCAACAAGGATGGAAGAAACTCAACGTTCACGGCTATGCAATCTTCTTGTAGGACTTCAGAACTCACTCCTCAACTCTAGTTTTGATGAGTTCTTGATTCATTGCTAGAGCACTCTCTCGCTCCAGACAAGTTGCCATTGTTGCAGCAAGATGGGTCAAAGCTTCTTAAAGGTCCAAGCCTTGTGTGGAATGGTGGAGGGATGGATTCGCTAAAGGTTCAGGAATATTTTGACGTGTTTATGTAGGCGTTCTCGTGGCTTATAGTTATTGGATACAAGGGGACAGTGTTTGTATTTGTCTTGTATTTTTGTTGACGTGTCTCTGAAGAGTTGAGAAAAAGAAGTCCTTCTTTCAAACATTTCTCAAATTCATCTTTTAAAACGAGTGAAAGGAATATTTTTGTTGacgtttcttgtttttgtttgtatttatctAATTCTATGGAATATCCACTTTTCGAGCAATCGTATAACACATAGTTATTATTATCCCTATTATGatcttttttgtaattatcttcCTCTCCAATAATTACTAGttataatataatgaaaagaatatttttttatattttaattaatttttttatagatttatttatttttgtatggaaataaagaagagagagaaattttaattttgataaaaagaaaaaaatataaaaataaaaatcctaacaTAAGAATGTTGAAGATTCAAGTTGTAACATATTTATGTGAGTATGTAACTTCTAAATTATTCTACATATGTATGCttactttttccttttcttttttttttttgttaagttaatAGATTAGATAATATGAATGTTTTGAAAATGTTGTGATAGttgtaattgaaaatatattttttctaaaaaatatgttaaaataatattttttatcagcatatcaaataatctaaaaataaaaaaattaattttaaataaaaatattatatttttaaaaaatatataattttaacgATATTTCTAATCAATAtcgtaacaataaaaaaatataaaaaaaatttttgtttgttctaaatgaagaaaaagtcaGAAGAACCAAAAACCGCAAAATTAAGACAAAAACTTTCTTGATGGAGCTAGATGAAGGataattatctttaatatcCAAAACAACTTCCATGGTTGCCATTAGTCCCATCGATCTCAACAATTACCTACTGACCACAACTAAGAAtgaaaagagaggaaagataaaaacaagaaaaagagattATGGTTTCCATTGCCCTTTGCCATCAATCATATGTGAAGTGAAATGTGACATTTGCACTCATTCAACAAACCCACTGGACTTTTTTTGTGAGAGACAGGAATGTTTATTAACTGTTAGGGTTAGGTTACAATTTATACTCAGAGATTTGTGTAACTTTTGGTTTTAatgggtccggttcggtttgttTCGGTTTTTGATTCAAAAAACCAAAGAACTAGACctgttaaaatttatgattttgacaatcggtttaatcggtttttcattTCGGCTTCGATTTTAGCGCACCCCTACGAGCACCCTACTAGCACACACCAATGATATAGTGATTACCACAAATTATTGATGAGCACTATTCTttcattaatgatatttattttttcttcacacACTACAAGATTGCTTTTCATCATTGTTCatgttttcagaaaaataaaaaattataaaactttctTAAAAGCAAATGTATTTTTTGATGTAATTCAATCAATTTACGgtcattttatgatttttttttttttacttttttgctTCCTTGTATTCATGTTAACgaatttgcaaaaataaaaatatttttaaaaaaataaaaataaaaagaaaagagaaaaaacatataaaaatagattaggGAGAATAATGATAATCAATAATGAAGGAAAGAAGGATCAAAATAAACACAAAGTCTTGGCACCCTTTCCAAGCAACTAAGAGACAAGGGGAAAtgggtaaacaaaaaaaaaagagagaacaaagatgatagaaaagaaaaaaaaaaaagaaaggtataAATAGACCTTAACCCACACCATGGAATGGGGTGGGGgggtgaaaaaataaaagagagagagagaaaaagaatagGGGAAaatagatttatatatatatcaaaaagaaaagaaaaatgggcaaagaataaaaaaaaaaaaaaaagggatcaaaagagaagaaaagaaaaataaaaagtttatctCTCACTAACTTTTAGGCGCCACCATGTCTTCCACCTCCCTTTTATCTTCGATGAAAAAGCAACAATAACCAATTTTAGATAAAACTACCATCACTTATGTTTCCTTCATGCCAGCAGCCACACAATAATGCTTCACTCTTATTTTCCATAAAGTTCatacgaaaaatattttacaaagaaaattataaagttgttataattatgagatttttattttattataacatTATTTTCTAAATGTTCCCAGTCAATGCTCTATTGAGACTTGATATTAATTACAACTATTAAGAAggatacatattatgttcttttctttctaaaatgAATCAATTGTTCTCATAAGCTGAGGTTTAAGGTTATCTAGAACTAATATATGCAATTGCTTATCAAATGATATGTACACTAAACTAACTTTTTATGAGGACTCTATATGAAGAGATCATATAATGTCTATGAAAATGCTCACGTGACAATTGAGTAAGTTATCTTTAGATCACctagttattttatatagaaaatgttaTGGTTTGATCTTGACATCATGTTATCCTAATCAAGGGAAATAAACGAGTAAATATTAgatataacatgaactatataaaagtGTTTGAGTGATCAAAAAAAGATTCATCATCCtaggtgaattaaaaaaatgtttcacttattctaaaaaatattgactGTCCAAATCCTTGAGAGGGGTAGGGGCGGAGTGGGGGAAAGCAGGGGCCCCCCtgcaagacttttttttttaattaattataaggtGTTGTAATAAACTacaaagtgataaaaaaaaatgcctacGTGGAAAGTAATAGGATACAAAGTGCCTAcgtggaaagaaaaaacatataaagtGATCAATGTGTTTGTCTTTTCTCTCCCTCTAGGCTACAAAGTACAACCTTAATATAAATGCTTGAAAGTTGCAACGTAGTCAgtcaaacaaaaacataaaataaagatgcATATCACAAATAGAATTTTTGTGCAGAAAGATTGAAGCAGAGTACtggttaatttattttctagaaaacaaaacaaggtaaTTGGATAtcgataattaaatttaaaatatacttttattttgttttgagatgtttattatgaatttgatgagattttttatattttataatttttccttttatttttcaaatttgttagttctaacaattgttttttgaattcttgttatagtgatttttttaattaattagatatattttattggtttttttgattatgcgtggattttttttatgttttgtttttagcagagccacaaaaattattaattttttctcacgatatatgttttgattttaggttgaaccatgaacaaaataagaagaatagattattttttttgaaaaaaaagaaaaaatattaataacacaCGACCTAATGAACCAACTCTAAGTAATGTTGAAGTTATGGTTAAGCAGCTTCAATGCACTTCAGTTTACAAAGAACCTGCGCTGAATAGTGAGTAGCCTCTTACTAAAATTGACATTGCTCATTTAATTAGAGATCTAAGCAATTGTCCTCAAATTTAGGAATACATGGCtaatcaacaagatgaaattcGAAGGGCATATATTATTTTGGGGCCATATCAACCTTTGATGTTTAAATATCCACTGACTGGTAAAAAAATCCTCATTCGATTTCAGTCTCATTGGTTCAAAAGTTATTTGTAGCTTGAATATTCAGAGAAAAATATTGCATTGTATTTCCCTTACTATTTATTTCCAAGTAAACCATCTGGAAAGCCAGGATCAGACACATTTActgttaaaggatttaattgttgaaagaaagttaatgatggggaacaatgtgtttttttaactcATATGGGAAAAGGTTCAAATTCAGCTTATAGATGTGCTACCAGgtgcttggaaaatttgaaaaaccagTAATATCATATTGAAAAGGTAGTTAAGAGGCAAACTACTCAATaaattcagaataatcaatTGCGTATTAAAGCTTCAATAGATATTGTTCGTTGGCTCACATTTCAAACATGTGCTTTTAGAGGGCATGAtgaacatccaaaataaaaaaaaccaaggtaattttcttgaaatgatgGAACTTTTAGCATCAAACAATGAACAAGTAGGTGCTCTTGTTTTGGGTAATGCTCCACAAAATGCTAAATACACCtcacatcaaattcaaaaagaaattttgcatgtctttgcTAGAAATGTCCAGTCTTCAATTCGTCATGAGATTGGTGGTgcaagattttgtttaattgttgaTGAAGCTCGAGATGAATCTATAAGAGAGCAAATGGCCCTTGTTATTAGGTTTGTTGATAAAAGTGGATTTATACGAGAActatttttggatatagttcatgTCAAAGATACAACTGCTGCAACTCTTAAGGAagagattttctttgttttatcgCACCATAATCTTGATGTTCAAAATATTAAGGGTCAAGGGTATGATGGTGCCAGTAATATACATGGAGAGTGGAATGGTTTGCAAGttttattcattaatgattGCCCTTATGCATAATATGTACATTGCTTGGCTCATCAATTATAATTGACTCTTATTGCTGCAGCTAGAGAAATATATGATGTTCacattttttttcagaatttgatttttattattaacattgttaGTGCTTCTTGTAAGCGTAATGATGAATTATGGGCTTTCCAAGCAGCTACAATTGAACATTTAGTTGATATTGATGGGATTGAAATGGGTAAAGGAGTTAATCAAGTAGGTGGTTTGTAATGACCTGGAGATAGCAGATGGGGTTCCTACTTCAAATCAATTTgcagtttgataaaaatatatagggcAAGTTGCTTGGTTCTTGAAAACATTGCTTTAGATGGATCTACTTATTCTCAACGTGGTGATGCAGCCTTTTCATTTAAGTTGctaatgtcatttgattttgcattcaACTTACATATAATAAAGGATGTTATGGGAATTACTAATATGCTTTGCCAAGCCCTACAACAAAAATCTCAAGACATTTTAAATGCTATGCATTTATTGACCATCACAAAGACTTTAATTCAGAAGTTAAAAGATGATGGTTGGAAAAATCTTTTAGAAGAAGTAACATCATTTTATAAGTATCAAGACATTGAAATTCCTGATATAGATGCTTGTTTTTCTAGTGTGGGACGATCTCACCGTAAACAAAAATCAGTAACAGTTGAGCATCACTATCGAGTTGATATATTTACAGCTATCATTGATCAACAATTGCAAGAGCTAAATAATAGATTCAATGAGCAGGCGATCAAGCTTGTTAAGTTGAGCACAATTTTAGATCCTATAAATAGCTATATATTATTCAATGTTGAAGATATATGCTTACTTGTTGACAAGTTCTATCCTTAAGATTTTTCTGaccaagaaaaaattcatttgagacTTCAGTTGTAGCATTATGAGCTTGATGTACCCAATTATCCAAAGTTAAAGAGCATGTCATCGATTGCTGATTTATGTCAAAGAttggttgaaacaaaaaaatcaacaatttatccACTAGTTGACAGGTTGATTCGGCTTATTTTGACTCTTCCTATTTCGACATCAACTATTGAACGAGCTTTCTCAGCGatgaagattgttaaaacaagacttcGTAATCAGATGgaggatgattttcttgcaaattatttcattgtctacattgaaaaagaaattgcggaaagattcacaattgatatgataatcaaTGATTTCTATTCTATGAAAGAACGACGAGCacgattaaaataaatatgtaagaatcattctttattattttttactttatttcaaagtttatcaaacataaataatgcttcgctttagctaatgtttcttatatactttgtatgtttatatttgataggtatacagaccaacaacattaaagtgatGGATACAtcatgaagatgaaattaacttcattaCTTTGACTTAATTTGGTATTGCTCCAAACCTTTTACCTTATACAAATGTCATTATATGTTTGTaataagttatttgaataagacTAAATtatgcaggtttttttttcaactcatgtacaataaattaaaacaaatattatatcctattatattatttttggccACCTCCTAACAAATAATCCTAGCTCCGCCCCTGGAGAGGGGCATAATGAAATTTGAAAGGAGtttcaaatattattcaaaGAATCAAAGTCTATGAAGTGGAGAACAAAAATGATTTGACAAAAGCAAACATATTCCATACTATAATggtttaaatcaaaacatttttttttataaatgaatcaTAATTACACTTGAGAAACTAGTCACTAAAAGGTTAAGTCATATCACATATgacttttgtattttatttttttaatcttattttatttaggattgtgatttatattttgaacAATTTATTAGGAACCCAATGTGTCACACACATTAAAAACtactagtaaaaaataaaactagatgtTTAATCAAGTTTGGATTaattgtaaataagttttagaaattgagaattaaaatgTAATGAATATAGGGGATTATAATTCTAGACTTAGAAAAATCGAGTAGggacttgattaaataaatttaaataattatcctaaaataatatataaatgtaatattttttagggACAAAGTAATATTTTGTCATTTATAGGATTATtaagtttttcttataaatataatgTCATGCCTCATATTTTGTGTATGAGCTATACAAACAATATAGATTGtgcaatatataaaaacacttgaaaacacaaaataaatagctAGCACTTAAAGACATAGTTATCCCTATTTCCTGAAAAGAGTCAAGGTGGACTACAATACCCATAAAGTAATGAAAGGGAAGAACTAACACACCTAGTCCAGTGATCGACGTGCCTCTATCCTTTACTAGCGCATGTAACTATGCATTATAGCCCAATAATGTTGATGATATTTGTGTCCACTTGTCAACATCACATATTCCTTATTCCAGTAGCTTCTAGTCAACCTTA
This Populus alba chromosome 7, ASM523922v2, whole genome shotgun sequence DNA region includes the following protein-coding sequences:
- the LOC140955767 gene encoding uncharacterized protein — encoded protein: MELLASNNEQVGALVLGNAPQNAKYTSHQIQKEILHVFARNVQSSIRHEIGGARFCLIVDEARDESIREQMALVIRFVDKSGFIRELFLDIVHVKDTTAATLKEEIFFVLSHHNLDVQNIKGQGYDGASNIHGEWNAREIYDVHIFFQNLIFIINIVSASCKRNDELWAFQAATIEHLVDIDGIEMGKGVNQVGGL